The uncultured Trichococcus sp. DNA window CTATTTGACAGTTATGTAGGAATAGCATAATATAAATATATAATAGTCAAAATTAGTCAGGGGAAGGGAGGCGTCCATTCCATGCATGGTCAGAATATGTCAGATATCATCGAAGCATATATCAAAAAGGTTCTGAATGCAGAAGAGCAGATTGAAATCAGAAGGAATGAAATGGCGGATCGTTTCAATTGTGTGCCTTCACAGATCAACTATGTCATCAATACCCGTTTTACGGAGCAGCAAGGCTACTCGGTTGAAAGCAAACGCGGCGGGGGCGGTTATATACGCATCATGAAAGTGAAGATCCTCGATCAAGCGGAATTGCTGGATAAGCTGATCGCTATTGTAGGCGAAAGCATCACCCAGAAAGATGCGTTTGCGGTAACCCAAAATCTATACAGTCGCGGGATCATCACAAAGCGCGAAGGAAACCTGATGTTGTCGGTATTGGATAAGTCACTTGCCCCATACACAGGCGAATATGAAGAAAGAATACGAGCCTTGCTGTTGAGGAATTTCTTGAACAGCCTGCGCTTTGAATAGAAAGCCCGTAGAGGAGGCGTTAAAAATGGATGAATTATTTACAGATAAAGCCAGCCAAGTATTGTTGTTGGCAACAGAAGAAGCGCACAAATTTAAGCATCAATCCATCGGAACGGAGCACATGCTTCTCGGATTAGTCCGGGAACAAGAAGGCATTGCCGGGAAAGTGTTGCGTGGCTACGATATTGATGAGGAAGGAGTCCGCGAAGAGATTGTTCATCTGACCGGTTTCGGTCAAATGAATACGGAAGACTTCAACGCGCCGTTGCCATTTTCTCCTCGGGCCAAAAAAGTCATTATGTATGCGACAAACGAAGCGCACAAATTGGGGTTTCCTTTGGTAGGGACCGAACACCTTTTGTTGGGCTTATTGAAAGAAGAAATTCTGGCAGTCAAAATCATCAAAAATCTGCAGATCGATCCGAATCTGCTGCGCAAGTCCCTTTATGAGAAACTGGGCATCAAACAACCGACCAAACCGGATATGCGTTCAGCCAAAAAGACGGATAAAGTGGAAGAAGGAACACCGACTTTGGATTCCTTGGCCCGCAACCTGACGGACTTGGCGCGTGAAAACCGGATGGATCCGATTGTCGGACGCGACAAGGAAGTCCGCCGTATCATGCAGATCGTTTCCCGCAGAACGAAAAACAATCCTGTGTTGGTGGGAGAACCCGGTGTCGGCAAGACCGCCATCGTGGAAGGTTTGGCACAGAAAATTGTAGCCGGCGATGTTCCGGATACATTGGCAAACAAGCGGATCATGATGTTGGATATGGGTTCGCTGGTGGCCGGTACGAAATACCGCGGTGAATTCGAGGAAAGAATGAAAAAAATCATTGATGAAATCTACAATGACGGCAATGTCATCCTCTTCATCGATGAGTTGCACACCTTGATCGGTGCAGGCGGAGCGGAAGGGGCGATCGATGCTTCCAACATCCTGAAACCGGCATTGGCAAGGGGCGAACTGCAGACGATCGGTGCAACCACCCTAGATGAGTACCAAAAATATATCGAAAAAGATGCGGCGCTGGAAAGACGTTTCGCACCTATCCATATCGATGAGCCCACACCTGAGGAATCGGTTGAAATTATGCGTGGTTTGCGTTCCCGTTATGAGGAGCACCATGGTGTGGAAATCACTGATGAGGCCCTGAAAGCAGCGGTCCAGCTATCTGTGCGCTACATCACTTCCAGACGATTGCCTGACAAAGCTATCGATCTGATTGACGAATCCGCCGCGAAAGTCCGTTTGGATGTCACGCACGGAGATACACCGATCGGAAAACTGGAGATGGAAATTGCGAAGTTGTCGAAAGACAAAGAAGAAGCGATCCTGAACCAGGACTTTGATAAAGCTGCCCGCATCCGCAAACGTGAAATGACGAAGAAGCAGAAATTCCAAAAAATGGTGGAACAACAAGCCCAAACAATCACGCACTACGATCTGAAAGTAACCGAAAATGATGTAGCTGAAGTGGTGGCTTTGTGGACCGGGATTCCGGTCAACCAGATGGAGCAGAAGGAAAGCGACCGTTTGATGAGGTTGGAGAAAGTGTTGCATGAACGCGTCATCGGGCAATCCGAGGCGGTCAGTGCGGTGGCTCGCGCCATCAGACGCGCCCGTTCCGGTTTGAAGGATCCGAACCGTCCAATCGGTTCCTTCCTGTTCCTGGGTCCTACCGGGGTCGGGAAAACAGAGCTTGCAAAAACGTTGGCGGAAGCAATGTTCGGTACAGAAGACTCCTTGGTCCGTTTGGATATGTCCGAATACATGGAAAAATACAGCACAAGCCGTCTGATAGGCTCTCCTCCTGGCTATGTCGGCTATGATGAAGGCGGTCAGTTGACGGAGAAAATCAGACAAAAACCGTACTCGGTCATTCTTCTCGATGAGGTGGAAAAA harbors:
- a CDS encoding CtsR family transcriptional regulator, producing the protein MHGQNMSDIIEAYIKKVLNAEEQIEIRRNEMADRFNCVPSQINYVINTRFTEQQGYSVESKRGGGGYIRIMKVKILDQAELLDKLIAIVGESITQKDAFAVTQNLYSRGIITKREGNLMLSVLDKSLAPYTGEYEERIRALLLRNFLNSLRFE
- a CDS encoding ATP-dependent Clp protease ATP-binding subunit gives rise to the protein MDELFTDKASQVLLLATEEAHKFKHQSIGTEHMLLGLVREQEGIAGKVLRGYDIDEEGVREEIVHLTGFGQMNTEDFNAPLPFSPRAKKVIMYATNEAHKLGFPLVGTEHLLLGLLKEEILAVKIIKNLQIDPNLLRKSLYEKLGIKQPTKPDMRSAKKTDKVEEGTPTLDSLARNLTDLARENRMDPIVGRDKEVRRIMQIVSRRTKNNPVLVGEPGVGKTAIVEGLAQKIVAGDVPDTLANKRIMMLDMGSLVAGTKYRGEFEERMKKIIDEIYNDGNVILFIDELHTLIGAGGAEGAIDASNILKPALARGELQTIGATTLDEYQKYIEKDAALERRFAPIHIDEPTPEESVEIMRGLRSRYEEHHGVEITDEALKAAVQLSVRYITSRRLPDKAIDLIDESAAKVRLDVTHGDTPIGKLEMEIAKLSKDKEEAILNQDFDKAARIRKREMTKKQKFQKMVEQQAQTITHYDLKVTENDVAEVVALWTGIPVNQMEQKESDRLMRLEKVLHERVIGQSEAVSAVARAIRRARSGLKDPNRPIGSFLFLGPTGVGKTELAKTLAEAMFGTEDSLVRLDMSEYMEKYSTSRLIGSPPGYVGYDEGGQLTEKIRQKPYSVILLDEVEKAHPDVFNILLQVLDDGHLTDSKGRKVDFRNTILIMTSNLGATALRDEKSVGFAAKNIKHDYKAMEKRIREELKNSFRPEFLNRIDETIVFHSLEKDELHEIVKLMANSIVKRLKDLDIHVRITPAAIDVIAKAGFDPEYGARPIRRAIQKEIEDKLSEEMLSGLIKFGDTVTIGAQKGTIRIAVKPAKPENKDKKIPVNS